GGGCAACCCGCTCGATAAACGGCTTTTTGTCCACGCCCACCTGACCGGTAATGACCGCCCGCACTCCTCCTTGCAGGAAATGACCAAACAACGAGCCGGCTTGGCTGAAACTCATCACACGCTCCCGAATCAAACCGGGTGCATGCTATCTGCCCGAACCACCAGGGTCAAAACCGCCCGTGCGACCGGATGTGCCGACGGGGGCGTCGGCACCACAGCGGGGCCAACGCCCTCGTTGGCCCATCCGGGCCAGAACGATACACTCCTCCCCAAGCCGAGCCGATTGGCAGGACAGGTTCACACAACACCAGCGACGGGGACGTCGGCACCACAACAGGGCCAACGCCTGTTTCCTTACCGCGCAATCTCAGTACCATGAGGTCCGTGAGACGCGACAATACCATGAACGCCCCGGCTTGCGGACCGACCTTCCGCTTTCGATGCCTGCGGTGTGGGTCGGTGTTGGAGGCTCGCATCGCTCAGGTCGGCGAGCGGGCTCGCTGCCCTTCGTGTGACGCGGTCTTTGTTGTCCCTCAGGTGGATCCTCGAACCGGACTGGCGTTGGGAGGCGCGGACCCCGGTCATGACGGCCAGTACCCCGCACCGGTACACGCCTACGCCGCCGCCGGGCATGCCGCTCCGCGAATCGTCCGCCTTCCCGACGACAGCCTGGTGATCGAATGCCCGAATTGCCTACATCGGACAGATATCAAGGCCAACAACTGTCCGGCCTGCGGACGGCCGTTTTTCCCTGGAGGGCAGCGCTGCCTCGCCTGACTTGAAATCGAGTGCCGGCAACGCCCTGGTCCTGGGTATCATCTCGTTGCCGCTGCTGCTGTGTGGAATTGGGGCGATTGTGGGTTTGGCGGCGGTCATCACCGGCCTGTTGACGCTTCGGGACCAGCCCGGCGATCGAGAGAGGCGAGAAGTGACGGTGGGCATCTTTCTGGGCGGGTTGTCGTGCTTGGTCGGACTGGGAGCGGTACTGATCGAGTTGTTCGGCTGAGATGATGGTGGAGTCCTGTGGCTAAGCGCATATGGCTTTTCTCAACATTATCATCGAGTATGAGGGGCCCGTCGTGGATGTCGAGCCGCGTTACTGGGCGGCGCATCAGGCGGCGATTCAGGCGGTCGGTTTTCACGGGCCGCCGCGGTCGGAGTTCTGGAGGCTGTGGCGGACCGGGGCGACCGACTCGCAGTTTGTTCGCTTCGGCCGGCCGGAGAAGGTCGCCGACTACGCCCGCATCCGGGCGGAGACAATCGACAGCACCGATTTGATGGCGCTGGACCAATCCGGACCCAAGGTTGCTGAGAACCTGCGACTGCTCAAGCAGATGGGCTCTTGTCAGCTCGTTTCGCTCAGCCGCAACCGAGAGGGCCTGAACGCTGCGCTCGACCGCCTCGATCTCTGGATGCACTTTGAGAGCAAGCAGTGCCTGCCCGAGGACCGCGACCGGCGCGTCGAGGCCCTCCACAAGCTGGCCGGCGGCATGCGCGTGACGCTCGCGGTCGTCGGCACAGTGCCGATGGCTTATGCCGCAGGTGAGGCCGGCTGCCGAACGGTCGGGTTGAAGAACGGGCCGGCCGTGCCCAGACTGCTTCGTCAGGTGGGCGTGGACGTGTTCTTCGAATCGCTCGACGAACTGACCGACGCTCTGACCACCCGTCACCCGGACCTGCAGAGAATCGGCATTTTCTGAGGCAAGCTCTGATCGCAGTCGGGGTTGATCGCGCTTGGGTCTTTTCCTTACTTGGCACCCGATTAAGTCAGCGAAGCTGCGCGGCGAGACTGGGGCTTTGAAGCATTGGTCCCGTTTCCCGGGAGAGCCGGAACTCGCGCTGGTTCCTAATGGTGATAATCGTAAACTTTGTTTTTTCAAAAGTTTACGTTTCTCGCATTTCTTGCTTGCATTTCGATATTTTTCTGATATATTAATGATATCAAATAGGGCCATTGGCCCGGGAGGAAACAACCATGTCTGCCGAATACCCGCGTCGAACGGTCAATGGATGGGGGATGCTCGGATTCCTGCTTGTTGCCACGCTGGGGCTGGCCGCACTCTTGGTCTACGCGACCGTCGAGGCCGCGAAAGCACCACGGGAGCTCTATGCCTCGGCCGTCGCGTTGCTCGTCGCGTATGTGCTCGGCCTGGGTGTCGTCGCGATTCTCTGGGCCGGTTTCTTCACGTTGCAGCCGAACGAAGGTGCAGTGCTTCTGCTTTTTGGGGCATACCGGGGCACATCGCGCCGAGATGGGTTGCAGTGGGCCAACCCGTTCTATAAGAAACTCAAGATCTCGCTGAGAGCTCGAAACCTCAACGGCGATAAGCTGAAAGTCAACGATCAACGCGGCAATCCCATCGAGATCGCCGCGGTCGTGGTCTGGCGCGTTCAGGACACCGCCCAAGCCTTTTTTGACGTCGATCGGTATGAGAACTACGTATCAGTCCAGAGCGAATCGGCGGTCCGGCACCTGGCCAGTAAGTACCCGTATGATTCATCGGCCGATCACGAACTGTCGCTGCGCGGCAGCATGGACGAGGTTTCTCGTGATCTGCAGGGGGAGCTCCAGGAGAGGCTGTCGAAGGCTGGTGTGGTCGTTGAGGAAGCTCGCCTGAGCCATCTGGCGTATGCCCCGGAGATTGCGGGGGCCATGCTGCGGCGGCAGCAGGCGGAGGCGGTTGTGGCCGCGCGAACGAGGATCGTTGAGGGTGCCGTGGGCATGGTGGAGACGGCGCTGCAGCAGCTCGAGCAGCACAAGACCGTTGAACTGGACGACGAGCGCAAGGCCGCGATGGTCAGCAACCTGCTGGTAGTGCTGTGTGGCGAGCAGGCGGCGCAGCCCGTCGTGAACACGGGTACGCTCTACACCTGATCGAAAACCGGGTTTGGGCTTCAGATTGACAGTCACTCATGGCCGGCAAGAAGAAAGCCATCCTGCTCCGAATCCCGCAAGATTTGTGGGACAGTCTGAATCGTTGGTCGCGTGATGACCTCCGCAGCCTGAACGGTCAGATCGAATTCATTCTGCGAGAGGCCGTCCGCCGCAGGGCGGGAGGACGCACGGGAGAAAGCCCCCGGGACGACCAGGTCTCGGATGGGCCGGATGTCGAGAAGCGTGAACCGGCGTGAATGAGCTGTGCCTTTTTCGGCGACTCATCCACGCGCAGGAGGCAAGCCGCCTGGAAGACTCATGAACAGAATATCAGGAAGACGTCAGCCGACTTCGGGCTCCGCCGTGACCGTAAGGTTGTAGGTGGCGAATTGTTCTACATAGAGCTCAGCTCGCTCCCGGTGGGTAACCAGTAACAGCGCCGCGCCGGTCTTGTGGGCCTCCTCCATGCGTGCGGCGGCTTCCTGCCGGTTCAATCGGGTCAACAGACAGATAACCTCCACAACCCTGTTCATCTCGTTGACATCGTCGTTGTGAAGGATCACCTTCCACGGGGGAAGAACCCGAGGCGGCGACTGCCGGGGTAGTCGCTCTCTTCGAGGTTTCACAGGCACCGCATTGCAGGTGCCTTCGTCGCCTCCCGATTGCTTCTTGTCCTGCTCTGACATGGCTCTCACCACTTTCCACAAAAGCGGCCCTTTTCGTCGGCCCCCAATACCCTCTGACGAGCCAAACCGCCGGGATTATTCAACAACCTGAATCTCTGCCCTCCCTCCTCGCTCGATTATACGCCGGTCCAGAGAGATTTTTCAACACGCAACGGACGACCTCGCATGGGCTGATGAAGCATGCCTACCGCACCATTTTGGCGCGATTTTTCGCACGACCTTGATGTCGCGCCATGCCAGAACGGCATGTCACGGCGCGACTGAATGGCGCCGATGTCGCCCATCCTCGGCTGTGGGGTGAATTACTCCTCCCTGGCCGCCTGGAGCACTTCGGCAACCTGTTCGATCAGATCATTCGGTCGAAACGGCTTCTTAATGAAGCCCTGCACCTGGCTGAGCAAATCGTCGTCCATGCCACCGTGTGCGAAACCGGTGCATATCACAATTGGTACCTTGGCGTCCATCTTCCGGAGGCTCTTGAGTATGTCGCGGCCGGCGGTTCCCGGCATTGTCAGATCGAGCATAATCAACTCGATCTCATCCCGGTAGTGCTCGAATATCTCTAGTGCCAGCAAACCGTGCGTCGCCATCCTCACCTTGTAGCCGGCCCGCTGAAGAGCTTTCTGCGCATAGGTCAGAACCGCCCGGTCGTCGTCCACGATCAATACGCAAGCTCCCTTACCACACGGCACGGCGGCCGGCGGGTTCTCGTCCGCACGATCAGCTTCCTCGGCCTGGGCCTCTCTCTGTGGCAACCGGACCCTCACCGAGGTTCCCTGTCCGACCTTTGATTCAATGGTCACGTGCCCCCCATGGGTTCGCACGATGCCCCGCACAACCGAGAGCCCCAAACCCGTTCCGGCCCCGTCCTGTTTGGTCGTGAAGAAAGGCTCAAACACGCGCCCGATGATATCGGGGGCGATGCCGCACCCCTGGTCCTGCACGCAGATCTCAACAAACATTCCCGGGGTCCAGTCTTGATGCGGACCGCATTCTTCGGGAGTCACCTCGCGCAAGGAGGTGCGGATGGTGATCACGCCTTTGCCATTCATCGCGTCGCGAGCATTGAGACACAGGTTCACGAGTACCTGCCGGAGCTGACTGGCGTCCCCGTCGACGGCATCGCCCGATTCCATCAGACAGGTTTCGATTCTGACCGCGTCGCCAAGAGAGTGACGCAG
This portion of the Phycisphaerae bacterium genome encodes:
- a CDS encoding SPFH domain-containing protein — its product is MSAEYPRRTVNGWGMLGFLLVATLGLAALLVYATVEAAKAPRELYASAVALLVAYVLGLGVVAILWAGFFTLQPNEGAVLLLFGAYRGTSRRDGLQWANPFYKKLKISLRARNLNGDKLKVNDQRGNPIEIAAVVVWRVQDTAQAFFDVDRYENYVSVQSESAVRHLASKYPYDSSADHELSLRGSMDEVSRDLQGELQERLSKAGVVVEEARLSHLAYAPEIAGAMLRRQQAEAVVAARTRIVEGAVGMVETALQQLEQHKTVELDDERKAAMVSNLLVVLCGEQAAQPVVNTGTLYT
- a CDS encoding ATP-dependent Clp protease adaptor ClpS, with translation MSEQDKKQSGGDEGTCNAVPVKPRRERLPRQSPPRVLPPWKVILHNDDVNEMNRVVEVICLLTRLNRQEAAARMEEAHKTGAALLLVTHRERAELYVEQFATYNLTVTAEPEVG